From Leptolyngbya sp. KIOST-1, one genomic window encodes:
- a CDS encoding response regulator: MDAAEARIAPVAPPSSGDCRQPLGDSHLASCERLLRGVAIATNALLTERDHHAAIDTALGILGEATGVDRVYIFEHHPHQNTQVPAISQRWEWVTAGVVPEIDNPMLQNLPYSEFLPRWEIELNQGRPIVGLIQDFPDSEQALLKPQGILSILVVPIKIKDRVWGFVGFDQCKTAHQWSEIEVTTLWAIAGSFGGTIARHQVEQALQDINRTLEEKVKQRTKALSLAKEQADKANQAKSEFLANMSHELRTPLNGILGYAQILAQSQTLTSKDRQGVTVIHQCGDHLLTLINEILDLAKIEAGKMALQPTATHLPSLLRSVVEICKVKADQKGLSFFYRPSQELPAGVEVDEKKLRQLLINLVGNAIKFTDAGAVTLQVEVLETTAERISLRFCVVDTGVGIAEADFQRIFQAFEQLEAQRQPVEGTGLGLAISQRIIQLMGSGIDVNSQLGQGSEFAFTLELPLVVEWSSRQLAATTGDPIVGYPGPPRRILIIDDHPQNRSVLVSLLEPVGFQVLEAENGEIGLAMMRTQAPDLVITDLAMPVLNGYQLISTVRQDSQLKHSPIVVSSASVSHSDQQMALDCGGDAFLAKPIEVKALFATLSDCLNLDWIYASQADGSPLSGPEVHLPSSTTLDTLLRLAQQDNVKSLREHLVTLKQRDRRYAPFANSLLGLTQQFRTEEIEQQLTAALTQARQDGAAL; the protein is encoded by the coding sequence ATGGATGCTGCCGAAGCAAGAATCGCGCCAGTGGCTCCCCCCTCCAGCGGTGATTGTCGTCAGCCCTTGGGAGATTCACACCTGGCTTCCTGTGAGCGCCTGCTGCGGGGGGTGGCGATCGCGACCAATGCGTTGCTAACGGAGCGGGACCACCACGCCGCCATTGACACAGCCCTGGGTATTCTAGGCGAGGCTACCGGGGTTGACCGCGTCTACATTTTTGAGCACCATCCCCATCAGAACACCCAGGTGCCAGCGATTAGCCAGCGCTGGGAGTGGGTGACCGCAGGGGTGGTCCCCGAAATTGACAATCCCATGCTGCAGAATTTGCCCTACAGCGAGTTTCTGCCCCGCTGGGAAATTGAGCTAAACCAGGGTCGCCCAATTGTGGGGCTAATTCAGGATTTCCCCGACTCAGAGCAGGCGTTGCTGAAGCCCCAGGGAATTTTGTCGATTTTAGTGGTGCCCATCAAAATCAAGGATCGAGTCTGGGGATTTGTGGGCTTTGATCAGTGCAAAACGGCCCACCAGTGGAGTGAAATTGAGGTTACGACTCTCTGGGCGATCGCCGGTAGCTTTGGCGGCACGATCGCCCGACACCAGGTCGAGCAGGCGTTGCAGGATATCAATCGAACCCTGGAAGAGAAGGTGAAACAGCGCACGAAGGCTCTGAGCCTGGCCAAGGAACAGGCCGACAAAGCCAACCAGGCCAAAAGCGAATTTCTCGCCAATATGAGCCATGAACTGCGCACCCCCCTCAACGGCATTCTGGGCTATGCCCAGATCCTGGCTCAGTCTCAAACCCTGACCAGCAAAGACCGCCAGGGGGTTACCGTCATTCACCAGTGCGGCGACCACCTGCTCACTTTGATCAATGAAATTCTGGATTTGGCCAAAATAGAAGCGGGCAAAATGGCCCTGCAGCCGACCGCTACTCATTTGCCCTCGCTGCTGCGGAGCGTGGTCGAAATCTGTAAGGTCAAGGCGGATCAAAAGGGGCTCAGCTTCTTTTACCGACCCAGTCAGGAGTTACCCGCTGGCGTCGAGGTCGATGAAAAAAAGCTGCGGCAGCTGTTGATTAACCTGGTGGGAAATGCGATTAAGTTTACCGACGCGGGGGCTGTCACCCTCCAGGTAGAGGTGCTGGAGACCACCGCCGAGCGGATTTCCCTGCGCTTTTGCGTGGTGGATACCGGGGTGGGGATTGCCGAAGCGGACTTTCAAAGGATTTTTCAGGCCTTTGAACAGCTGGAAGCCCAGCGCCAGCCGGTGGAGGGCACGGGGCTGGGGTTGGCTATCAGCCAGCGGATCATCCAACTGATGGGCAGCGGTATTGACGTCAACAGCCAGCTGGGGCAAGGCAGTGAGTTTGCGTTCACGCTGGAGTTGCCGCTGGTGGTGGAGTGGTCCTCCCGGCAGCTGGCTGCCACCACGGGCGATCCCATTGTCGGCTACCCAGGTCCGCCCAGGCGCATCTTGATCATCGACGACCATCCGCAAAACCGCTCGGTGCTGGTCAGTCTGCTGGAGCCGGTGGGGTTTCAGGTGTTGGAAGCGGAGAATGGGGAAATCGGACTCGCCATGATGCGAACTCAGGCCCCCGACCTGGTGATCACCGACCTGGCCATGCCGGTGCTCAACGGCTATCAGCTGATCAGCACCGTGCGCCAGGACAGCCAGCTCAAGCACTCCCCGATTGTGGTGTCCTCCGCCTCAGTGTCCCACTCCGATCAGCAAATGGCCCTGGACTGTGGCGGCGATGCCTTTCTGGCCAAGCCGATTGAGGTAAAAGCGCTGTTTGCCACGCTGTCTGACTGCCTGAACCTGGATTGGATCTACGCGTCGCAGGCCGATGGATCTCCCCTGTCCGGGCCTGAGGTACACCTGCCCTCCAGCACCACCCTGGATACCCTACTGCGGTTGGCCCAGCAAGACAACGTCAAAAGCCTGCGGGAACACCTGGTGACCCTCAAACAGCGCGATCGCCGCTACGCCCCCTTTGCCAATTCCCTGCTGGGGCTGACTCAGCAGTTTAGAACCGAGGAGATCGAGCAGCAGCTGACCGCAGCCCTGACCCAGGCCCGACAGGATGGCGCCGCCCTATGA
- a CDS encoding DUF6962 family protein, producing MLAEPITTLTDYAIALECLLFALGLRGRGWLAGLWATAFGSVGGAACLGGTLHGFALHLLWQQKLWLWQATLLALAIASLCIFLTVALSVPPRWRQGLVVLAIAKLALIIRLGTSPWAFAVSIADYLSALALVLLVQLRPFLRRAGPNWAWMAAGIATSGLAASTLLIPHHALPMSPAAVYHLVQMVALFCIYRSVRAVGHAPAGLPTGATSPSID from the coding sequence TTGCTGGCAGAACCGATCACGACTCTCACTGACTATGCGATCGCCCTGGAATGCCTGCTGTTTGCGCTTGGGCTCCGGGGGCGAGGCTGGCTGGCAGGGCTGTGGGCCACCGCCTTCGGCAGCGTCGGTGGGGCCGCCTGCCTGGGCGGCACGCTGCACGGTTTCGCCCTGCACCTGCTCTGGCAGCAAAAACTCTGGCTTTGGCAGGCCACGCTGCTGGCCCTGGCGATCGCCAGCCTTTGCATTTTCCTCACGGTCGCTCTCTCGGTGCCGCCGCGCTGGCGTCAGGGGTTGGTTGTCCTGGCGATCGCGAAACTGGCCCTGATCATCCGTCTAGGCACCAGCCCCTGGGCCTTTGCGGTCAGCATTGCCGACTACCTGAGCGCCCTGGCCCTGGTACTCCTGGTGCAGCTGAGGCCGTTCCTACGGCGGGCCGGGCCAAACTGGGCCTGGATGGCGGCGGGGATAGCCACCTCTGGGCTGGCTGCCAGCACCCTCCTCATCCCCCACCACGCCCTGCCCATGAGCCCTGCGGCGGTTTATCACCTGGTGCAGATGGTGGCGCTGTTCTGTATCTATCGCAGCGTCAGGGCCGTGGGCCATGCTCCAGCCGGTCTGCCGACTGGGGCAACAAGTCCATCGATCGATTGA
- a CDS encoding alpha/beta fold hydrolase codes for MFVPPGFVSRTITTEYGRMVYYASQADPWATAAQAEEKETLVFLHGFGGGSSAYEWSKVYPAFAADYRVLAPDLIGWGRSDHPAQTYQAEDYIAIIIEFLEETCSGPTTVIASALTAAFTVRAAIEQPELFKSLIVTTVAGLAEFGQDYRSSGFAQFAQWANVPVLSQLLYNAGVANSFGIRSFLEQRQFARPDRIYPEIVDAYLESAQQENAEYAALSFVRGDLCFDLSQYIGQLRVPTAIIWGRGSEFTGPEVGRRLREMNPQAIRIFHQIEDVGFTPQLELPGVTIGLIRKFLPQLNAQVVEPSEIGPLPTY; via the coding sequence ATGTTTGTTCCCCCCGGCTTTGTCAGCCGCACCATCACCACTGAGTATGGCCGCATGGTCTACTACGCCTCCCAGGCAGACCCCTGGGCCACCGCCGCCCAGGCCGAGGAAAAAGAAACCCTGGTTTTTCTGCATGGTTTTGGCGGCGGTTCTTCCGCCTACGAATGGTCCAAAGTTTATCCAGCCTTTGCGGCAGACTATCGAGTTTTAGCCCCCGATTTAATTGGCTGGGGTCGCTCGGATCACCCCGCCCAAACGTATCAGGCCGAAGACTACATCGCCATCATCATCGAGTTTTTGGAGGAAACCTGTAGCGGCCCCACCACGGTCATTGCATCGGCGTTGACGGCAGCTTTTACGGTGCGGGCGGCCATTGAGCAACCAGAATTGTTCAAATCGCTCATCGTCACTACGGTTGCTGGCTTAGCCGAATTTGGGCAGGACTACCGCAGCAGCGGGTTTGCCCAGTTTGCTCAGTGGGCCAATGTTCCCGTGCTCAGCCAGCTGCTGTACAACGCTGGGGTGGCCAATAGCTTCGGCATTCGGAGCTTTTTAGAGCAGCGCCAGTTTGCTCGCCCCGATCGCATCTACCCCGAAATAGTCGACGCCTACCTGGAATCGGCCCAGCAGGAGAATGCCGAGTACGCGGCCCTGTCCTTTGTCCGAGGCGATCTGTGCTTTGATTTGTCGCAGTACATCGGCCAGCTGAGGGTGCCCACGGCCATTATTTGGGGTAGAGGCTCTGAGTTTACGGGGCCAGAGGTGGGTCGCCGGCTAAGGGAAATGAATCCCCAGGCCATTCGCATTTTTCACCAAATTGAAGATGTGGGCTTCACGCCCCAGCTCGAACTGCCTGGGGTCACCATTGGCCTGATCCGTAAGTTCCTGCCTCAGCTAAACGCCCAGGTTGTGGAACCATCGGAGATAGGCCCCTTGCCAACCTACTAA
- a CDS encoding acyl-CoA thioesterase, with amino-acid sequence MQKLTYDLEVYTYQIDFAGHVNNSVYIHWMEIGRLKLLEAIGMPIHEVVNQGIAPVLVETNIIYKLPLYLGDRVQAQTPGPLITLLILGRDATEIWETGAGKSLDAGAEGDIPRLPTWFWILRKAQVIRNPSWETPIHDQESRRGVACYAPTNQGYSVRIWY; translated from the coding sequence ATGCAAAAACTGACCTACGATCTGGAGGTTTATACCTACCAGATCGACTTTGCCGGGCACGTCAACAATTCTGTCTATATTCACTGGATGGAGATTGGCCGCCTCAAGCTGCTAGAGGCCATTGGCATGCCCATTCATGAGGTGGTCAACCAGGGAATCGCCCCCGTTCTGGTCGAGACCAATATCATCTATAAATTACCGCTGTACCTGGGCGATCGCGTGCAGGCCCAAACGCCAGGGCCTTTAATAACTCTACTAATACTGGGAAGGGACGCTACAGAAATTTGGGAAACAGGCGCAGGAAAAAGTTTGGACGCAGGGGCAGAGGGGGACATCCCACGTTTGCCAACCTGGTTCTGGATCCTACGCAAAGCACAGGTTATACGAAATCCGAGTTGGGAAACCCCGATTCATGATCAAGAATCCCGTAGGGGCGTAGCATGCTACGCCCCTACAAATCAGGGGTATTCAGTGAGGATTTGGTATTAG
- the map gene encoding type I methionyl aminopeptidase: MEEQKQPSDVITLLSSRELDKMRKACQLASQLLDYLTPYVKPGVSTQELNDLAEDWTQKRGAKSAPLGYAGTVMPFPRSICTSINEVICHGIPNTEDVLRDGDIINIDVTPILDGYHGDTSRTFLVGEPSPLARRLVEVTEEAMWRGIRAVKPGARVGDIGAAIQEYAEGEGFSVVRDFVGHGVHRIFHAAPQIPHYGEKGKGKKLRPGMVFTVEPMINIGSYEAEVLVDGWTAITVDRQLSAQFEHTVAVTKEGVEVLTLSPAKVLA, translated from the coding sequence GTGGAAGAACAAAAGCAACCCTCCGACGTCATTACCCTGCTATCGAGCCGCGAACTCGACAAAATGCGCAAAGCCTGTCAGCTTGCCTCCCAGCTGCTCGACTACCTCACCCCCTACGTCAAGCCCGGCGTCAGCACCCAGGAACTCAACGACCTGGCTGAGGACTGGACCCAGAAGCGCGGTGCGAAAAGCGCGCCCCTGGGCTATGCGGGCACGGTGATGCCCTTTCCCCGCTCCATCTGCACCAGCATTAACGAAGTTATCTGTCACGGCATTCCCAACACCGAAGACGTGCTGCGCGACGGCGACATCATCAATATCGACGTCACCCCCATTCTGGACGGCTACCACGGCGACACCAGCCGCACCTTCCTGGTGGGCGAGCCCTCCCCCCTGGCCCGCCGCCTGGTGGAGGTCACCGAAGAAGCGATGTGGCGCGGCATTCGCGCCGTCAAGCCCGGTGCGCGGGTGGGCGATATTGGCGCCGCCATTCAGGAGTACGCTGAGGGCGAAGGCTTCTCCGTGGTGCGCGACTTTGTCGGTCACGGGGTGCACCGCATTTTCCACGCCGCCCCGCAGATTCCCCACTACGGCGAAAAGGGCAAGGGCAAAAAGCTGCGCCCCGGTATGGTGTTTACCGTTGAGCCGATGATCAACATCGGCAGCTACGAGGCGGAAGTCCTGGTGGACGGCTGGACGGCCATCACCGTCGATCGCCAGCTGTCGGCCCAGTTTGAGCACACCGTGGCGGTAACCAAAGAGGGCGTGGAGGTGCTAACCCTGTCGCCAGCCAAAGTGCTGGCCTAG
- a CDS encoding GlsB/YeaQ/YmgE family stress response membrane protein, with protein sequence MNILAWIVLGLVAGAIAKAIYPGRQSGGILGTLILGVIGAFVGGSLYTLLTTGTFALTATGLSIGGVFLAVLGAIIALFIYYAATRKTTV encoded by the coding sequence ATGAACATCTTAGCTTGGATCGTATTGGGTCTGGTTGCCGGCGCTATTGCAAAAGCTATCTACCCAGGTCGTCAGAGCGGCGGCATTCTGGGCACCCTCATCTTGGGTGTGATTGGTGCCTTTGTTGGTGGTAGCCTATACACTCTGTTGACCACAGGAACCTTTGCCCTAACGGCAACAGGTCTTAGCATTGGTGGTGTATTCCTCGCCGTTCTGGGTGCCATCATTGCTCTGTTCATCTACTATGCAGCCACCCGTAAGACCACTGTCTAA
- a CDS encoding aldo/keto reductase, which yields MQYRRFGRTNLSLSVLSLGTMRALATEAVFRDTLTAGLALGINHIETAQGYGTSERWLGQFLKTAALPPNLVITTKIPPQPDAATMAQRLTDSLERLGLDRIHCLAIHGVNTPAHLAQVSDRHGCMAAVRQFQAEGKLGSVGFSTHGSREVIEGAIATDQFDFVNLHYYYFFQRHAPVLARATERDLGIFIISPGDKGGMLYSPSPQLQQLCAPFSPLELTYRWLLADPRITTLSTGPATPAELAPLAELGDRTDPLTAAELAALDRLSAQESAALGSDRCAQCYACLPCPEAIHIPEVLRLRNLTVAYGMQPFGEYRYRMFENAGHWFPGRKANRCTDCGDCLPRCPEQLDIPALLRDTHNRLQGPARRRLWGD from the coding sequence ATGCAATACCGTCGGTTTGGTCGCACCAATCTCTCGCTCTCGGTGCTATCGCTGGGGACCATGCGCGCCCTGGCCACCGAGGCGGTGTTTCGCGACACCCTGACGGCCGGGCTGGCGCTGGGCATCAACCACATCGAAACCGCCCAGGGCTACGGCACCAGCGAACGCTGGCTGGGGCAGTTTCTGAAAACGGCGGCACTGCCCCCCAACCTGGTGATCACCACCAAAATTCCGCCCCAGCCCGATGCGGCCACCATGGCCCAGCGCCTGACGGACTCCCTGGAGCGGCTGGGGCTCGATCGCATCCACTGCCTCGCCATCCACGGGGTGAATACCCCCGCGCATTTAGCCCAAGTCAGCGACCGCCACGGCTGTATGGCGGCGGTGCGGCAGTTTCAGGCCGAGGGCAAGCTGGGCTCTGTGGGATTCTCGACCCACGGCAGCCGCGAGGTGATCGAGGGGGCGATCGCCACCGACCAGTTCGATTTTGTCAACCTGCACTACTATTATTTTTTTCAGCGCCACGCCCCGGTGCTGGCGCGCGCCACCGAGCGGGATCTGGGCATCTTCATCATCTCCCCCGGCGACAAGGGGGGCATGCTCTACAGCCCATCGCCTCAGCTGCAGCAGCTCTGCGCTCCGTTTAGCCCTCTGGAACTCACCTACCGCTGGCTGCTGGCCGATCCCCGCATTACCACTCTCAGCACCGGCCCCGCCACCCCGGCAGAACTGGCTCCCCTGGCCGAGTTGGGCGACCGCACCGATCCCCTCACCGCCGCAGAGCTCGCCGCCCTGGACCGTCTCTCGGCGCAGGAATCGGCGGCCCTGGGGAGCGATCGCTGTGCCCAGTGCTACGCCTGCCTGCCCTGTCCCGAAGCCATCCACATTCCCGAAGTGCTGCGGCTCCGAAACCTGACCGTGGCCTACGGCATGCAGCCCTTTGGCGAATACCGCTACCGCATGTTTGAGAACGCTGGCCACTGGTTTCCCGGCCGCAAAGCCAACCGCTGCACCGACTGTGGCGACTGCCTGCCCCGCTGCCCCGAACAGCTAGACATTCCCGCCCTGCTGCGCGATACCCACAACCGCCTGCAAGGCCCCGCCCGCCGCCGCCTCTGGGGCGATTGA
- a CDS encoding bifunctional nuclease family protein produces the protein MIEMRVAGIALDAMSRTPVILLRDTTDRRQVPIYISKEQASSIIAVLENQPAPRPLTHDLFVNLLDEWDMTLERVVIHSLQDNTYYALLTLSRGEIRRELDSRPSDAIAIALRLDAPIWVMEEVIAEASIPVDRDADEAEKQAFQAFLANLNPSDFTHRGKKSSTSNDTLESSDS, from the coding sequence ATGATTGAAATGAGAGTCGCCGGGATTGCCCTGGATGCGATGTCGCGAACTCCGGTGATTTTGCTGCGAGACACCACCGATCGCCGTCAGGTCCCCATCTATATCAGTAAAGAACAGGCCAGCTCGATTATCGCCGTACTCGAAAATCAGCCGGCCCCCCGTCCCCTCACCCACGATCTGTTTGTCAACCTGCTGGACGAGTGGGACATGACCCTGGAGCGGGTGGTGATTCACTCGCTGCAAGACAACACCTACTACGCCCTGCTCACCCTCTCCAGGGGCGAAATTCGCCGGGAGCTAGACTCACGCCCCAGCGACGCGATCGCGATCGCCCTGCGGCTCGATGCCCCCATCTGGGTGATGGAGGAAGTGATTGCCGAAGCCTCGATCCCGGTCGATCGCGATGCCGACGAAGCTGAAAAGCAGGCGTTCCAGGCCTTTCTGGCCAACCTCAACCCCTCCGACTTCACCCACCGGGGCAAAAAGTCTTCCACCAGCAACGATACGCTGGAAAGCTCAGACTCCTGA
- the ribE gene encoding riboflavin synthase, with translation MFTGLIQAQGSLFHRGNTQVYVRWDTLPLPPALGDVALGDSIAVDGICLTVETILPDGFVAAVSPETLDRTSLGRLADGSRVNLESSLRVGSKIGGHFVTGHIDGQGHLEAAIATEDAWRLSFTVGDRRVARYIVPKGSIAVNGISLTVAECSPGGDWFAVAVIPVTYRETTLQHLRPGQAVNLEGDVLGKYVEKFMGSQADPPAGAPMDSGLSLEFLAEHGY, from the coding sequence ATGTTTACCGGATTGATTCAGGCCCAGGGCAGTCTCTTTCACCGGGGCAACACGCAGGTCTACGTGCGCTGGGACACCCTGCCCTTGCCTCCGGCCCTGGGCGATGTGGCCCTGGGCGACAGCATTGCCGTAGACGGCATTTGTCTGACGGTGGAGACCATTTTGCCCGATGGCTTCGTGGCGGCGGTTTCTCCAGAGACCCTCGATCGCACCAGTCTGGGCCGGCTGGCCGACGGCAGCCGAGTCAACCTGGAGTCGTCGCTGCGGGTGGGCAGCAAGATTGGCGGTCATTTCGTTACCGGCCACATCGACGGGCAGGGCCACCTGGAAGCGGCGATCGCCACCGAAGACGCCTGGCGGCTGAGCTTCACCGTGGGCGATCGCCGGGTGGCCCGCTACATCGTGCCCAAGGGCAGCATTGCGGTCAATGGCATCAGCCTGACGGTGGCGGAGTGCAGCCCCGGCGGGGACTGGTTCGCGGTGGCGGTGATCCCCGTCACCTATCGCGAGACCACCCTGCAGCACCTGCGCCCCGGCCAGGCGGTGAACCTGGAGGGTGATGTGCTGGGCAAGTACGTGGAAAAATTTATGGGGTCCCAGGCCGATCCCCCAGCGGGTGCACCGATGGACAGCGGACTGTCCCTGGAGTTTTTGGCGGAGCACGGGTACTGA
- a CDS encoding phospholipid carrier-dependent glycosyltransferase, which translates to MIRQVPSPGIRRAGILGLGAVALSLRLAGLGQPQAIVFDETYYVPFALDYLNGTPGFDAHPPLGKYLIAAGIWLGQWATAWLGWPPVAVAGAWVSPLAFRWLNAVVGATIPLLLAALAYDLSPGYPPQRRRSFALLAGGLMAMEGLTLVESRLALINIYGLGLGLLGQWAWVRARRSPWAWRWRWLAGMALGAAINVKWNWAGLWLGLLLWELSPGQPSTPKAQPSAPAGPLAWGRRLAYLGGIPLATYLILWLPHLALTGESLLGVHRQIWSAHQTIGQTASHAYCSPWYSWPLLVRPVAYFFERTEGTATTIHALGNPVLWWLGTAATLALGLGWLSRRVTGEQTPAAVSFVLINYLSNWLPWALVGRCTFFYHALGIATFSVLGLAWLMAQWWQQPRDRPLALVLLGAIALSFWFWLPLYLGLPLAPESLQQRWLLPGWI; encoded by the coding sequence GTGATTCGCCAGGTTCCCTCGCCAGGGATTCGCCGGGCCGGGATACTGGGGCTGGGGGCAGTGGCTCTCAGCCTGCGGCTGGCGGGGTTGGGCCAGCCCCAGGCGATCGTGTTCGACGAAACCTACTACGTCCCCTTCGCCCTGGACTATCTGAACGGGACACCCGGCTTTGACGCCCACCCGCCCCTGGGCAAGTACCTGATTGCCGCCGGTATTTGGCTGGGGCAGTGGGCCACGGCCTGGCTCGGCTGGCCCCCGGTGGCGGTGGCGGGAGCGTGGGTTAGCCCCCTGGCCTTTCGCTGGCTGAATGCGGTGGTGGGGGCGACCATTCCCCTGCTGCTGGCCGCCCTGGCCTACGACCTCAGCCCAGGCTACCCGCCCCAGCGACGACGCAGCTTCGCCCTGCTGGCCGGGGGGCTCATGGCCATGGAGGGGCTCACCCTGGTGGAATCGCGCCTGGCGCTGATCAATATCTACGGGCTGGGGCTGGGGCTGCTGGGGCAGTGGGCCTGGGTTCGCGCCCGGCGATCGCCCTGGGCCTGGCGCTGGCGCTGGCTGGCGGGCATGGCCCTGGGGGCCGCTATCAATGTCAAGTGGAACTGGGCCGGCCTGTGGCTGGGGCTGCTGCTGTGGGAGCTGTCCCCAGGGCAACCGTCAACCCCTAAAGCCCAACCTTCTGCCCCGGCTGGTCCGTTGGCCTGGGGGCGGCGGCTCGCTTACCTGGGCGGCATTCCCCTGGCCACTTACTTGATCCTGTGGCTGCCCCACCTGGCGCTGACGGGAGAATCGCTGCTGGGGGTGCACCGCCAGATCTGGTCGGCCCATCAGACCATTGGCCAGACCGCCAGCCACGCCTACTGTTCGCCCTGGTACAGCTGGCCGCTACTGGTGCGGCCGGTGGCCTACTTCTTTGAGCGCACCGAGGGCACAGCGACCACCATCCACGCCCTGGGCAACCCGGTGCTGTGGTGGTTGGGAACGGCGGCGACGCTTGCCCTGGGTCTGGGCTGGCTGAGCCGACGGGTTACGGGTGAGCAAACCCCGGCCGCCGTGTCCTTTGTGCTGATCAACTACCTGAGCAACTGGCTGCCCTGGGCCCTGGTGGGGCGCTGCACTTTTTTTTACCACGCCCTGGGCATCGCGACTTTCAGCGTCCTGGGCCTGGCCTGGCTGATGGCCCAGTGGTGGCAGCAGCCCCGCGATCGCCCGCTGGCGCTGGTGCTGCTGGGGGCGATCGCCCTCAGCTTCTGGTTCTGGCTGCCGCTGTACCTGGGCCTGCCCCTCGCGCCCGAGTCGCTCCAGCAGCGCTGGCTGCTGCCGGGCTGGATTTAG
- a CDS encoding glutathione S-transferase family protein, with translation MLTFYHTPLSINSRRVWVALLEKDLPFEEKVIALSGDQFKPEFLALNPFHHIPVLVDGDLSVIESFAILDYLEAKYPTPSLLATTPEGIATQRMVQMVTVNELVPAINPLTKKMMGFGQEPDDAIAQAKQKAEVVLQFYASKLGDGPFFCGDQLTLADVVAGTFAPWFEQLGLAMENYPTLQAWTCRLMERPAWQATQPTAAELAAFRDRMQQRMAAQGQ, from the coding sequence ATGCTGACCTTTTACCACACGCCCCTGTCGATCAACTCACGCCGGGTTTGGGTCGCGCTGTTGGAGAAGGATCTGCCCTTTGAGGAAAAGGTGATCGCCCTCAGCGGCGACCAGTTCAAGCCTGAGTTTCTCGCCCTCAACCCCTTTCACCACATTCCAGTCCTGGTGGATGGGGACTTAAGCGTGATCGAATCCTTTGCCATTTTGGACTATTTGGAAGCTAAGTACCCCACGCCGTCGCTGCTGGCCACTACGCCCGAGGGCATCGCCACCCAGCGCATGGTGCAGATGGTGACGGTGAATGAGCTGGTGCCCGCCATCAACCCCCTGACCAAAAAGATGATGGGCTTTGGCCAGGAACCCGACGATGCGATCGCCCAGGCCAAGCAAAAGGCCGAGGTGGTGCTCCAGTTCTACGCCAGTAAGTTAGGGGATGGTCCCTTCTTCTGCGGCGACCAGCTCACCCTGGCCGATGTGGTGGCCGGGACCTTTGCCCCCTGGTTTGAGCAGCTGGGCCTGGCGATGGAGAACTACCCCACCCTGCAAGCCTGGACCTGCCGCCTGATGGAGCGCCCCGCCTGGCAGGCCACCCAGCCCACAGCCGCCGAACTGGCTGCCTTCCGCGATCGCATGCAGCAGCGCATGGCCGCCCAGGGCCAGTGA